From the Musa acuminata AAA Group cultivar baxijiao chromosome BXJ3-7, Cavendish_Baxijiao_AAA, whole genome shotgun sequence genome, one window contains:
- the LOC135643287 gene encoding putative kinase-like protein TMKL1 yields the protein MERSHKIKLLLGFLCSFLALLVLLALCHYFRKRLRWRGRRKSESLEVGDERGGAGAEVEGEEELEAEGLVKFAGAESLTVHDILEAPGEVVGKSSYGTLYRARIERSGSVLLLRFLRPSSAGRTGEVLLVARALGAVRHPNLVPLRAMYVGPRGEKLFLQPFYAAGSLKQFLRAGVAEAHRWDIILKLSLGIAKGLDHLHTGSEKPIVHGNLKTNNILLDADYQPHLADFGLHLMLNPAAAQEMLKASAAQGYKAPELVKLKDASKETDVYSLGIILFEMLAQKDPININFLQSKDFHLPISLRNLVLDHKISDVFDSELLSQSLDKNSGKAHGLLMLFQLAIACCSPSPASRPDTKHVISRLEVIA from the exons ATGGAGAGGAGCCACAAGATCAAGCTACTTCTCGGTTTCCTCTGCTCATTCCTTGCcctccttgtcttgttggcattgTGCCATTACTTTCGGAAAAGATTAAGGTGGCGAGGGAGGCGCAAAAGCGAGTCCTTGGAGGTTGGCGACGAGAGAGGAGGGGCTGGCGCGGaggtggagggggaggaggagttgGAGGCGGAAGGGCTGGTGAAGTTCGCCGGGGCCGAGAGCTTGACGGTGCACGACATCTTGGAGGCGCCGGGGGAGGTAGTCGGGAAGTCGAGCTACGGGACGCTGTACAGAGCCAGAATCGAGCGGAGCGGCTCGGTGTTGCTGCTCCGGTTCCTGCGGCCATCTTCCGCCGGCCGGACCGGAGAGGTGCTGCTCGTGGCTCGGGCGCTGGGGGCCGTCCGGCACCCGAACTTGGTGCCGCTGCGCGCGATGTACGTGGGACCGCGAGGGGAGAAGCTCTTCTTGCAACCCTTCTATGCCGCGGGGTCTCTGAAGCAGTTCTTAAGAG CTGGTGTTGCTGAAGCACACAGATGGGACATCATTCTTAAGCTATCCCTTGGAATTGCCAAGGGGCTGGATCATCTTCACACAGGATCGGAGAAGCCCATCGTGCACGGCAATCTCAAGACGAACAACATTTTGCTAGATGCAGATTACCAGCCTCACCTTGCAGATTTTGGCTTGCATCTTATGTTGAATCCAGCAGCAGCCCAGGAAATGCTCAAAGCCTCTGCAGCTCAGGGATACAAAGCCCCTGAGCTGGTTAAGCTGAAAGATGCTAGCAAAGAGACTGATGTCTACAGTTTGGGAATAATCTTATTTGAGATGCTCGCTCAAAAGGATCCCATTAACATCAACTTCTTACAGTCCAAGGATTTCCATCTTCCAATCTCATTAAGAAACTTGGTTCTTGATCATAAAATCTCAGATGTCTTTGACTCCGAGCTCCTAAGCCAGAGTTTAGATAAAAATTCTGGTAAGGCGCATGGTCTACTGATGCTTTTTCAACTGGCAATTGCTTGTTGCTCTCCTTCGCCTGCTTCGAGACCAGATACAAAGCATGTTATTTCACGGCTGGAAGTTATTGCCTGA
- the LOC135643288 gene encoding homeobox-leucine zipper protein HAT4-like isoform X2 — protein sequence MMGKDDLGLSLSLSSSSHHHRHLPLQLNLMPSSSASGRPPSPAFPCHQTTQWAGLLADSDKRPVLEVCGGAVDARSLPLLRGIDVNRAPSSGAVERDSEEDAGASSPNSTLSSVSGKRAERDTHLGDEHDPDRGISDEDDGDGSRKKLRLSKDQSAILEESFKEHNTLNPKQKLALAKQLNLRPRQVEVWFQNRRARTKLKQTEVDCEFLRRCCETLTEENRRLQKEVQELRALKLSPQFYMHMTPPTTLTMCPSCERVSNSTASTTTTITTTSTSSPFANAPAQPMPEHHQFLHHRTIPGPWAPIPLRPFLDAPPQRS from the exons ATGATGGGAAAGGATGATTTAGGTCTCAGTCTCAGCCTGAGCTCCTCCAGTCATCATCATCGGCATTTGCCTCTTCAGCTCAACCTCATGCCTTCCTCTTCTGCTTCCGGCCGGCCGCCATCGCCAGCCTTCCCTTGCCACCAGACGACCCAGTGGGCTGGTCTCCTTGCTGACTCAG ATAAGAGACCAGTTTTGGAGGTGTGCGGAGGAGCAGTGGACGCACGGTCGCTGCCCCTGCTCCGAGGGATCGACGTGAACCGGGCGCCATCGTCGGGCGCCGTGGAGAGGGACAGCGAAGAGGATGCGGGGGCGTCGTCCCCCAACAGCACGCTCTCGAGCGTGAGCGGCAAGCGGGCGGAGCGCGACACCCACCTGGGCGACGAGCACGACCCCGACCGCGGGATCAGCGACGAGGACGATGGAGATGGCTCCCGCAAGAAGCTCCGCCTCTCCAAGGACCAGTCCGCCATCCTCGAGGAGAGCTTCAAGGAGCACAACACCCTCAACCCC AAGCAAAAGCTGGCGTTGGCCAAACAACTCAACCTGAGGCCAAGGCAAGTGGAAGTGTGGTTTCAGAACCGAAGAGCAAG GACGAAGTTGAAGCAAACAGAGGTGGACTGCGAGTTCCTGCGAAGGTGCTGCGAGACCCTCACGGAAGAGAACAGGAGACTGCAGAAGGAAGTGCAAGAGCTGAGAGCTCTGAAGCTGTCGCCTCAGTTCTACATGCACATGACTCCTCCCACCACGCTTACCATGTGCCCTTCCTGCGAGCGCGTCTCCAACTCCACCGCGTCCACGACGACCACCATCACCACAACCTCAACCTCGTCACCGTTTGCCAACGCACCGGCGCAGCCGATGCCGGAACACCATCAGTTCCTCCACCACCGCACGATCCCGGGCCCATGGGCGCCGATCCCGCTCCGGCCATTCCTCGATGCCCCTCCGCAGCGCTCGTAA
- the LOC135643288 gene encoding homeobox-leucine zipper protein HAT4-like isoform X1, translated as MMGKDDLGLSLSLSSSSHHHRHLPLQLNLMPSSSASGRPPSPAFPCHQTTQWAGLLADSADKRPVLEVCGGAVDARSLPLLRGIDVNRAPSSGAVERDSEEDAGASSPNSTLSSVSGKRAERDTHLGDEHDPDRGISDEDDGDGSRKKLRLSKDQSAILEESFKEHNTLNPKQKLALAKQLNLRPRQVEVWFQNRRARTKLKQTEVDCEFLRRCCETLTEENRRLQKEVQELRALKLSPQFYMHMTPPTTLTMCPSCERVSNSTASTTTTITTTSTSSPFANAPAQPMPEHHQFLHHRTIPGPWAPIPLRPFLDAPPQRS; from the exons ATGATGGGAAAGGATGATTTAGGTCTCAGTCTCAGCCTGAGCTCCTCCAGTCATCATCATCGGCATTTGCCTCTTCAGCTCAACCTCATGCCTTCCTCTTCTGCTTCCGGCCGGCCGCCATCGCCAGCCTTCCCTTGCCACCAGACGACCCAGTGGGCTGGTCTCCTTGCTGACTCAG CAGATAAGAGACCAGTTTTGGAGGTGTGCGGAGGAGCAGTGGACGCACGGTCGCTGCCCCTGCTCCGAGGGATCGACGTGAACCGGGCGCCATCGTCGGGCGCCGTGGAGAGGGACAGCGAAGAGGATGCGGGGGCGTCGTCCCCCAACAGCACGCTCTCGAGCGTGAGCGGCAAGCGGGCGGAGCGCGACACCCACCTGGGCGACGAGCACGACCCCGACCGCGGGATCAGCGACGAGGACGATGGAGATGGCTCCCGCAAGAAGCTCCGCCTCTCCAAGGACCAGTCCGCCATCCTCGAGGAGAGCTTCAAGGAGCACAACACCCTCAACCCC AAGCAAAAGCTGGCGTTGGCCAAACAACTCAACCTGAGGCCAAGGCAAGTGGAAGTGTGGTTTCAGAACCGAAGAGCAAG GACGAAGTTGAAGCAAACAGAGGTGGACTGCGAGTTCCTGCGAAGGTGCTGCGAGACCCTCACGGAAGAGAACAGGAGACTGCAGAAGGAAGTGCAAGAGCTGAGAGCTCTGAAGCTGTCGCCTCAGTTCTACATGCACATGACTCCTCCCACCACGCTTACCATGTGCCCTTCCTGCGAGCGCGTCTCCAACTCCACCGCGTCCACGACGACCACCATCACCACAACCTCAACCTCGTCACCGTTTGCCAACGCACCGGCGCAGCCGATGCCGGAACACCATCAGTTCCTCCACCACCGCACGATCCCGGGCCCATGGGCGCCGATCCCGCTCCGGCCATTCCTCGATGCCCCTCCGCAGCGCTCGTAA